gtTGACGGCCGGCAGGCTGGGGAGGTCCGGCGgccccgcggagggcggcgcgtCCGTGTACTCCAGGATGGCCGTGGCGGTGCTGTTGTTGGCGCTGAGCTGCGTGTTACTCGCGAACGTCCTCGCGGCCATGTAGTAGCGGCTGTTGCCTGTGCCGTCCGTGGGGCGATCGGCCACGAGGAGCGCGTTCATGGTCTGCCCGGGGGAGATCATGATGTGGTCGACGGTGAACGGCTTGAGGTAGCGGCCGTCGGTGCCGACCACCGTGAGGCGGTGCCCGGCGACGGCGAAGAACATCTCGTTGGTGAGCCCCGCGTTGATGATCCGGAGCAGGTACGTCTTGCCGTGCTCCACGGGCATCCTGAAGGTGCCGTTCTTGGAGCACGGGAACAGGTCGCCGGGCTGGCCGTTGATGGTGTTGGCGTCGGAAATGTTGACGTCACTGCCGGTCCGCATGGTCTCCTCGAGCAACTGCTGCACATCTACATTCCACCACTCGCCTGCAGAATTTTAAGCCATGCATTCAGATCAAAACTCTGAAGAATTTCACTACCAGTTCGTATATATAGCAGTCCATAGCAGTAGTACTGAAAATAAATCCAAATGATCCATGCATGTACCGAGGATGATGGGCATCTCCTTGTGCGGCTTGGTGTAAGGGTAGGCGGAGCCGCGCTTGGGGTGGACGACGATGGCGCCGTGCACGGTGGCGCGGTCGAAGTCGCTGTGCGCGTGCCACCAGACCGTGCCCTCCTCCTCGGAGAAGATGATCCTGTAGGTGAAGTTGGCGCCGGGCTGGATGGGGCACTGCGTGATGTACTCGGGCCCGTCGAACCACGGGTTCCGCGGCTGGTCCACGCCATGCCAGTGGAGGGTGATGTTCTTGTTGCCCTGGTTGTAGACGTTGACGACGACGAcatcgcccgcgcgcgcgtAGATGGTCGGCCCGGGGAACTGGCCGTTCACGGCCAGGATGGTCTTCTCGTGGCAGAGACGGGTGACCTTCGTCTCCTTTATCTGCAAAATTTATGTCACACTCCGTTAATTAAACTGTACCTGCTTCGTCAAGCTAATAATAAGAGCTTTGCTAGCTGGTGGACCCTCTGGTAAAGTCATGGCTTCCACGAACCACGAATTAGCAAGACGGTCATGGCTCCCTTCGAAAAAGAAAGGATATTGACATAGTAGTAG
This window of the Panicum virgatum strain AP13 chromosome 1K, P.virgatum_v5, whole genome shotgun sequence genome carries:
- the LOC120641870 gene encoding laccase-21-like encodes the protein MGGVAKMPAGLSWLLLGVVLAFGVAASPAQASRRANHYDFFIKETKVTRLCHEKTILAVNGQFPGPTIYARAGDVVVVNVYNQGNKNITLHWHGVDQPRNPWFDGPEYITQCPIQPGANFTYRIIFSEEEGTVWWHAHSDFDRATVHGAIVVHPKRGSAYPYTKPHKEMPIILGEWWNVDVQQLLEETMRTGSDVNISDANTINGQPGDLFPCSKNGTFRMPVEHGKTYLLRIINAGLTNEMFFAVAGHRLTVVGTDGRYLKPFTVDHIMISPGQTMNALLVADRPTDGTGNSRYYMAARTFASNTQLSANNSTATAILEYTDAPPSAGPPDLPSLPAVNDIAAATAYTAQLRSLVTKDHPVDVPTHVDEHMLVTLAVNLLPCGANETCKGPISGTTRLAASLNNVSFVLPPVDVLDAYYYSIRGVYEPDFPNKPPFFFNFTDRLPLELSFTKRGTKVKVVEYGAVVEVVFQDTGILGAESHPMHLHGFSFYVVGRGFGNFDKNTDPATYNLVDPPYQNTVSVPKAGWAAIRFRAANPGAWFMHCHFDRHTVWGMDTVFIVKNGKTPDAQMMPRPTTMPKC